A genome region from Tolypothrix sp. PCC 7712 includes the following:
- a CDS encoding glycosyltransferase family 4 protein, whose protein sequence is MAKVIIAGERHLSTPNLPRTSQHILIRPKQFPSGRYPLEKIWYPLNSFSYWQPFWKKFQVVHAFNRIEYTNKPWFVTFEDHRFLYRNPQNKLEEIAYPILNNRLALKNCQKIIAISDYAKMRFANRVSEWNISEKLKNKLTVIHPNFAIKAHQPKTYKDGENIELIFVGNHLARKGGIVALRLAKKAEALGLPIKVHIISNLRYGSGVPTDFPDQSKYTADLKLLDLDNVVFHKSIPNEKVLDLLAQSHFQILATLHDTYGYSVLEGFSVATPAITTNICALPEFVHDDENGYHLKLPLNEIRHWNNWLHGEKTKTNEYWEILNSTYDDLAEQALQKILHFLERTDKQEHYASLSAGALTQMQNYHNAEKQNELFDSLYAEAAALN, encoded by the coding sequence ATGGCAAAGGTAATTATAGCAGGAGAAAGACATCTTAGTACTCCTAACCTGCCGCGCACATCTCAACATATATTAATTCGCCCTAAACAATTTCCTTCAGGAAGGTATCCTTTAGAAAAAATTTGGTATCCCTTAAATAGCTTTAGTTATTGGCAGCCTTTTTGGAAAAAGTTTCAAGTTGTTCACGCTTTCAATAGAATTGAATATACAAATAAACCTTGGTTCGTTACTTTTGAAGACCATAGATTTTTATATAGAAATCCCCAAAACAAATTAGAAGAAATAGCTTATCCAATTTTAAATAACCGTTTAGCACTAAAAAATTGTCAAAAAATAATTGCCATATCTGATTATGCCAAAATGAGGTTTGCAAATCGCGTTTCAGAATGGAATATTAGCGAGAAATTAAAAAATAAATTAACTGTTATTCATCCTAATTTTGCAATTAAAGCTCATCAGCCTAAAACTTATAAAGATGGCGAAAACATTGAACTGATATTTGTCGGTAACCATTTAGCGAGAAAAGGTGGAATTGTTGCTTTAAGATTAGCCAAAAAAGCTGAAGCTTTAGGGTTACCTATTAAGGTACATATTATTTCTAATTTAAGATATGGTTCCGGAGTACCTACAGATTTTCCTGACCAGTCAAAATATACAGCAGATTTAAAGCTATTAGATTTGGATAATGTAGTTTTTCATAAAAGTATCCCTAATGAAAAAGTTTTAGATTTACTTGCCCAAAGCCATTTTCAAATTTTAGCTACTTTACATGATACATACGGCTATAGTGTCCTCGAAGGATTTTCGGTTGCAACTCCGGCAATTACTACCAATATATGCGCCTTACCAGAGTTTGTTCATGATGATGAAAATGGCTATCACTTAAAATTACCACTAAATGAAATTCGCCATTGGAATAATTGGTTACATGGGGAAAAAACTAAAACTAATGAATATTGGGAAATATTAAATAGCACCTATGATGATTTAGCAGAGCAAGCATTGCAGAAAATCTTACATTTTCTGGAACGAACAGATAAACAAGAACATTATGCATCTCTCAGTGCTGGCGCATTAACTCAAATGCAAAATTACCATAATGCCGAAAAGCAAAATGAGTTATTTGATAGTTTGTATGCAGAAGCCGCAGCTTTGAACTAG
- the hpsL gene encoding hormogonium polysaccharide biosynthesis protein HpsL has protein sequence MAKPKKKSSKSKKQSQSEKPQLSLKEQLAQKRQANIAKKEFTSLLTKASFSGVFFGILLFFVGGMKVAVPGVLGIIILALSYKYPRQALLAFIIYVPFGGTITYYLGNSPVLQLAKDAFYVPALIGVWQSCRQQGLPFIIPKAIKTPLLILLGLCLLTLIFVNAGQQFNPPAVGPLQKAPKEFPIGLGILGLKVFLGYVPLITCAYYFIRNKKDFLLLSRLQVVLTLICCVLGVIQYLLLLTGVCQGTRGFEGDLLFRATLEARCYFGGSLLYSPEEGVIRLPGTFVAPWQWAWFLISSTFFSFATGFTDPALFWRLIGLGSLASVFINAVISGQRIALALVPTCFVALLFLTGQIANLKRFIPIGIGLALILGIAMVTNPAVVQERTESFTSRWEASPPQDFIIQQFEDNLKNVGPLGNGLGRATNSARSMGSTKLIETYYPKVMYEIGTLGVLGFLGLVTALTTSAFKTYRSIKNRNLRSHAAALWVFILFISYNTYYYPLDVDPVAVYYWFYAGILFKLPLIDKQEKASSEAQNKVNKKPLL, from the coding sequence ATGGCGAAACCCAAGAAAAAATCCTCCAAATCAAAAAAGCAATCGCAATCAGAAAAACCTCAGCTGAGTCTGAAAGAACAGTTAGCCCAAAAGCGGCAAGCTAATATAGCAAAAAAAGAATTCACGAGTTTACTAACCAAAGCCTCCTTTAGCGGTGTCTTTTTTGGCATCCTGCTATTTTTCGTTGGTGGAATGAAGGTAGCAGTTCCTGGTGTTTTAGGAATAATTATTCTAGCTTTATCTTATAAATATCCTCGTCAAGCCCTGCTTGCCTTTATCATTTACGTCCCCTTTGGCGGTACTATCACTTATTACCTGGGTAATAGTCCTGTACTGCAATTAGCTAAAGATGCTTTCTATGTTCCAGCTTTAATTGGAGTTTGGCAAAGTTGTCGTCAGCAAGGATTACCATTCATTATTCCCAAAGCAATTAAAACGCCCCTGTTAATTTTATTGGGCTTGTGTTTATTAACTTTGATTTTTGTGAATGCTGGACAACAGTTCAACCCACCCGCTGTAGGGCCGCTGCAAAAAGCACCAAAGGAATTTCCTATAGGGCTGGGAATTTTAGGATTAAAAGTATTTTTAGGTTATGTACCTCTAATTACTTGTGCTTACTATTTTATTCGTAATAAAAAAGATTTCCTATTATTATCACGATTACAGGTTGTCCTCACACTTATCTGTTGTGTATTGGGAGTTATTCAATATTTATTATTACTAACTGGTGTCTGTCAAGGTACTAGAGGTTTTGAAGGTGATTTGTTATTTAGAGCCACATTAGAGGCTCGATGTTACTTTGGTGGCTCATTATTATACAGTCCAGAAGAAGGAGTTATTCGTTTACCTGGAACATTTGTTGCCCCTTGGCAATGGGCATGGTTTTTAATTTCTAGTACCTTTTTTAGCTTTGCTACTGGCTTCACAGATCCTGCACTTTTTTGGCGATTAATTGGGTTAGGTTCCTTAGCATCAGTATTTATTAATGCGGTGATTTCTGGACAGAGAATTGCCTTAGCTTTAGTACCAACTTGTTTTGTGGCTTTGCTATTTTTAACAGGTCAAATTGCCAACCTCAAACGCTTTATTCCCATTGGTATAGGATTAGCTTTAATTCTGGGGATTGCAATGGTGACTAACCCGGCTGTAGTCCAAGAAAGAACCGAGAGTTTTACCAGTCGTTGGGAAGCCTCACCACCCCAAGATTTTATTATTCAGCAATTTGAAGACAACTTAAAAAATGTTGGACCTTTAGGAAATGGCTTGGGAAGGGCTACTAATTCTGCTCGTTCTATGGGTTCTACTAAACTCATAGAAACTTACTATCCTAAAGTAATGTATGAAATAGGAACTTTGGGAGTTTTAGGGTTTTTAGGTTTAGTCACCGCCCTCACAACATCAGCCTTCAAAACATATCGTTCCATCAAAAACCGGAATTTACGCAGTCATGCTGCTGCTTTGTGGGTATTTATCTTATTTATTAGTTACAACACTTACTATTATCCTCTAGATGTCGATCCAGTTGCTGTTTATTACTGGTTTTATGCCGGAATTCTGTTTAAATTACCACTAATAGATAAACAAGAAAAAGCTAGTAGCGAAGCGCAGAATAAAGTAAATAAAAAGCCTCTTTTATAA
- the hpsN gene encoding hormogonium polysaccharide biosynthesis glycosyltransferase HpsN has protein sequence MSDLPLISVVIPTYYREEALRDSIADILKQDYANFEVIVVDQTPKHEPEIQAYLEEMATAGKIKWFRLDWASLPGARNYGVRRSEGEIILFIDDDVQLKPGFLSAHVKNYLQNPEVGAVAGRVFDRMKLGDSGGDLEIEYLPPQAMDPGIAWYHIDLVHTIKPQQVLTARGCNMSFRREIFTKYGLRFDERFRGSAVREESDFCLRLRQTGYKIWYDPEADLVHLGEETGGCHDISMRSLQYQLTFYHNHFLLGLKNLTVSQALRLYARLFDCHVLGRPPCHKSGSPIKIATRGFFYILGFFKAVGTVIQSLWNDGQIYSRLDPEF, from the coding sequence ATGAGTGATTTACCGTTAATTTCTGTTGTTATTCCTACCTATTATCGTGAAGAAGCTTTACGAGATAGTATTGCAGATATTCTCAAACAAGATTATGCCAATTTTGAAGTTATAGTTGTAGACCAAACTCCAAAACATGAACCAGAAATTCAAGCTTATCTCGAAGAAATGGCAACAGCAGGTAAGATTAAATGGTTCCGCTTAGATTGGGCGAGTTTACCAGGCGCACGAAATTATGGAGTGCGACGGTCAGAGGGTGAAATAATTTTATTTATTGATGATGATGTCCAATTAAAACCCGGCTTTTTATCAGCCCATGTGAAAAACTATCTGCAAAATCCAGAGGTGGGGGCTGTAGCTGGGAGAGTATTTGACAGAATGAAATTAGGTGATTCTGGGGGAGATTTGGAAATTGAATATTTACCTCCCCAAGCAATGGACCCTGGAATTGCTTGGTATCATATAGATTTAGTCCACACCATCAAACCCCAGCAGGTATTAACTGCGAGGGGTTGTAATATGTCTTTCCGGCGAGAAATTTTTACTAAATATGGGCTGAGATTTGACGAAAGGTTTCGCGGTAGTGCGGTACGGGAAGAATCGGATTTTTGTTTGCGGCTGAGACAGACAGGATATAAGATTTGGTACGATCCAGAAGCCGATTTAGTGCATTTGGGTGAAGAAACTGGAGGTTGTCATGATATTAGTATGCGATCGCTCCAGTATCAACTCACTTTTTACCACAATCATTTTTTACTGGGGTTGAAGAACCTCACTGTTAGCCAAGCTTTACGTCTATACGCCCGTTTATTTGATTGTCACGTCTTGGGGCGACCTCCTTGTCATAAAAGCGGTTCTCCCATCAAAATCGCTACTCGTGGCTTTTTCTATATTCTGGGTTTTTTCAAGGCTGTGGGGACTGTGATTCAATCATTATGGAATGATGGGCAAATTTACAGTCGGCTTGATCCGGAGTTTTAG
- the glmM gene encoding phosphoglucosamine mutase, translated as MVSSITRTQGGIQKGLTAAENIESNSERNLIVLPKNPLFGTDGIRGKVGDLLNAPLALQVGFWAGIVLRSHAANPGPVILGQDSRNSSDMLAMALSAGLTAAGVEVWHLGLCPTPCVAYLTSMSDAIGGVMISASHNPPEDNGIKVFGGNGAKLPLALQAEIEAGLRGNMSAVANVSHCGRHYSRKELIGDYSEALKQPLQSEVNLQGMKIVLDLAWGAAVGLAPEVFTEMGAEVICLHNQADGDRINVNCGSTHLEFLQATVQEHNADVGFAFDGDADRVLAVDSKGRQVNGDYILYLWGRHLQQKQQLPENLIVSTVMANLGFEKAWQQIGGKLIRTAVGDQYVQAEMLRHGGMLGGEQSGHILCRHYGITGDGLLTALHIAALIKEAGISLHEMVDQSFQTYPQILRNVRVLDRDRRLAWKDCEPLQKAIAQAEAAMGDAGRILVRVSGTEPVIRVMVEAANAELTNHWTNELVSQVQQHLG; from the coding sequence ATGGTTTCATCTATAACTCGGACTCAAGGCGGCATTCAAAAAGGTTTGACTGCGGCTGAGAATATTGAAAGCAATTCGGAGCGGAATTTAATAGTACTGCCCAAAAATCCTTTATTCGGTACAGATGGGATTCGCGGCAAAGTTGGAGACTTACTGAATGCGCCTTTAGCATTGCAGGTAGGTTTTTGGGCGGGGATTGTGTTGCGTAGTCATGCTGCTAATCCAGGGCCAGTTATTCTGGGACAGGATTCTAGAAACTCCAGCGATATGTTAGCAATGGCTTTGAGTGCTGGGTTAACCGCAGCAGGTGTAGAAGTTTGGCATTTGGGATTATGCCCTACTCCCTGCGTTGCTTATCTTACCAGCATGAGTGATGCCATTGGTGGTGTGATGATTTCTGCCAGTCATAATCCCCCAGAGGATAATGGAATTAAAGTTTTTGGTGGGAATGGTGCCAAGTTACCTCTAGCATTGCAAGCAGAAATTGAGGCGGGACTGCGCGGTAATATGTCAGCGGTGGCGAATGTCAGTCATTGTGGACGGCATTATTCACGTAAAGAGTTAATTGGAGATTATAGCGAGGCTTTAAAACAACCCTTACAGAGTGAGGTGAATCTGCAAGGGATGAAGATAGTTTTAGATTTAGCCTGGGGTGCAGCAGTTGGGTTAGCCCCGGAGGTATTTACAGAAATGGGGGCAGAGGTAATTTGCTTGCATAATCAAGCAGATGGCGATCGCATTAATGTTAATTGTGGTTCTACTCACCTAGAATTTTTGCAAGCCACAGTTCAAGAACACAATGCTGATGTAGGCTTTGCTTTCGATGGTGATGCTGATCGCGTTTTGGCTGTAGATAGTAAAGGTAGACAAGTTAATGGCGATTACATTCTTTACCTTTGGGGTCGCCATCTACAGCAAAAGCAACAATTGCCCGAGAATTTGATTGTTTCTACTGTTATGGCCAATTTAGGCTTTGAGAAAGCTTGGCAACAAATTGGTGGTAAGTTAATTCGCACCGCCGTCGGCGATCAGTATGTGCAAGCCGAAATGCTGCGTCATGGGGGAATGCTAGGTGGCGAACAATCTGGTCATATTTTATGTCGTCATTATGGCATTACTGGTGATGGCTTATTAACAGCCTTACATATAGCAGCCTTAATTAAAGAAGCTGGCATTTCCCTACATGAAATGGTAGACCAAAGCTTCCAAACCTACCCCCAAATATTGCGGAATGTGCGAGTCCTAGATCGCGATCGCCGTTTAGCATGGAAAGATTGCGAACCTTTACAAAAAGCGATCGCCCAAGCCGAAGCAGCAATGGGTGATGCTGGCAGAATTTTAGTCCGTGTTTCTGGCACAGAACCAGTTATCAGGGTTATGGTGGAAGCGGCCAATGCGGAACTGACTAACCATTGGACAAATGAATTGGTATCACAAGTCCAGCAACATCTAGGATAA
- a CDS encoding peroxiredoxin: MTLRLGDTVPNFTQASTHGDINFYEWAGDSWVVLFSHPADYTPVCTTELGTVAKLKPEFDKRNVKAIALSVDDVESHNGWVGDIEETQNTTLNYPILADADRKVSDLYDMIHPNANAAVTVRSVFVIDPNKKLRLSFTYPPSTGRNFDELLRVIDSLQLTDNYSVATPADWKDGDKVVIVPSLKDPEVLKEKFPKGYEVVKPYLRLTPQPNK, from the coding sequence ATGACTCTCCGTCTAGGTGATACAGTACCCAACTTTACGCAAGCCTCTACACACGGCGACATAAATTTTTACGAATGGGCAGGTGACAGCTGGGTTGTGCTGTTTTCACACCCTGCTGACTATACACCTGTTTGCACCACTGAACTAGGTACAGTTGCCAAGCTGAAACCAGAATTTGACAAGCGCAATGTCAAAGCGATCGCTCTCAGCGTTGATGATGTAGAATCCCATAACGGATGGGTGGGTGATATTGAAGAAACCCAAAACACTACTCTCAACTACCCAATTTTGGCAGATGCAGATCGTAAGGTTTCTGACCTTTACGATATGATTCATCCTAATGCCAACGCAGCAGTGACAGTGCGATCTGTTTTTGTTATTGATCCCAATAAAAAGCTACGTCTGAGTTTCACATACCCTCCTAGCACAGGACGCAACTTTGATGAACTGTTGCGGGTAATTGATTCTCTGCAACTGACAGATAATTACAGCGTGGCGACACCAGCTGACTGGAAAGACGGGGATAAGGTTGTAATTGTTCCCTCACTTAAAGATCCAGAAGTGCTGAAGGAGAAATTCCCCAAAGGTTACGAGGTAGTTAAACCCTATCTGCGCTTGACTCCTCAGCCTAACAAGTAA
- the hpsO gene encoding hormogonium polysaccharide biosynthesis glycosyltransferase HpsO — protein MKILVASHTYIVDLNCEKLRALSQLEPGIEVTVVVPKRWRPGGVQNKVIETQYRDEGAFKIVPVSNFSQNHQGLLTFGADLIALLKQFRPQVIQVEQASRGLAYTQMIILNKILGLQAKNIFFTWWNLPYELKFPASFLEKFNLDNSHGIISGNQDGAEVLRQRGYQGAIKVMPQLGVDERVFTPQAQPELAAKLGIFSDEFVVGFVGRFVPEKGLLTLLQSLISIKNKPWKLLLLGRGYLQAEILKIAAENQIQDRVIIIESVPHDVVPQYINLMDTLVLPSETTYKFKTLTAAGWKEQFGHVIIEAMACKVPVIGSNSGEIPHVIGDAGLIFPEGDAQALANCLTQLIDNPELRHKVGAMGYQKAMDKYTNKALAQQQLEFYRGLVKSY, from the coding sequence ATGAAAATTTTAGTTGCTAGTCATACTTATATTGTAGATTTAAACTGTGAAAAGTTACGCGCTTTATCGCAATTAGAACCAGGGATTGAAGTGACGGTTGTTGTTCCTAAACGTTGGCGACCTGGTGGTGTCCAAAATAAAGTTATTGAAACTCAATACAGGGATGAAGGTGCATTTAAAATAGTCCCGGTTTCTAACTTTAGCCAAAATCATCAAGGCTTGCTCACATTTGGGGCTGATTTAATCGCTTTGTTAAAGCAATTTCGTCCCCAAGTGATTCAAGTTGAGCAAGCCTCTAGGGGGCTAGCTTATACTCAGATGATTATTTTAAATAAAATCTTGGGCTTGCAGGCGAAAAATATATTTTTTACTTGGTGGAATTTGCCGTATGAACTCAAATTTCCTGCTAGTTTTTTAGAAAAATTTAACCTAGATAATAGCCACGGCATTATTTCTGGTAATCAGGATGGGGCGGAAGTTTTACGACAGCGAGGCTACCAGGGGGCGATTAAGGTGATGCCACAGTTGGGTGTCGATGAACGTGTTTTTACTCCCCAAGCTCAACCAGAGTTAGCAGCTAAATTGGGGATTTTTTCCGATGAATTTGTAGTAGGTTTTGTTGGCAGATTCGTACCAGAAAAGGGGTTGTTAACTCTATTGCAGTCCTTAATATCTATCAAAAATAAACCTTGGAAATTACTGTTGCTGGGACGAGGGTATTTACAGGCAGAAATACTGAAAATAGCTGCAGAGAATCAAATTCAAGATAGAGTCATAATTATTGAAAGTGTTCCCCATGATGTAGTGCCACAATATATCAATTTAATGGATACTTTAGTACTGCCATCTGAAACCACTTACAAATTTAAAACTTTAACTGCGGCGGGCTGGAAAGAACAATTTGGTCATGTAATTATTGAGGCTATGGCTTGTAAAGTGCCTGTGATTGGTTCTAATTCTGGCGAAATTCCTCATGTGATTGGGGATGCTGGTTTGATTTTTCCAGAAGGTGATGCCCAAGCTTTAGCTAATTGCTTAACGCAATTAATTGATAATCCGGAGTTAAGGCACAAAGTTGGGGCTATGGGTTATCAAAAAGCAATGGATAAATATACAAATAAGGCTTTGGCGCAGCAGCAATTAGAGTTTTATCGGGGACTTGTTAAGAGTTATTAG
- the hpsP gene encoding hormogonium polysaccharide biosynthesis glycosyltransferase HpsP, with amino-acid sequence MKVLHIVPSISLIYGGPSQMVLGLAPALAKEGVEVTVITTDSNGDTGQKPLDVPLNTAIKQDGYEIIYFRCAPFRRYKFSLDLLKWLKRHAREYDIAHIHALFSPVSSAAATVCRQQKLPYILRPLGTLDPSDLRKKKLLKQLYAAIIERQNIAGAAAIHFTSDQEAKISARFGVATQDLVIPLGVVPPQLATHQQKLAIPQDVPVILFMSRIDPKKGLNLLIPALEKLLTAGRNFHFVLAGTNPQDPDYEQSIISQIQNSPLRSHTTITGFVTGELKASLLQAADVFVLPSYYENFGIAVAEAMVAGIPVVISDQVHICHQVSESESGWVGELDVQVLVNLLQTALQNPAERQRRGLNAQQYALQHYSWNAIARQMISAYQQILR; translated from the coding sequence ATGAAAGTATTACATATTGTTCCTTCTATTTCTCTTATTTATGGCGGCCCTAGTCAAATGGTATTAGGGTTGGCTCCTGCTTTGGCAAAGGAGGGGGTGGAAGTTACGGTAATTACAACTGATAGTAATGGCGATACTGGACAAAAACCTTTAGATGTTCCTTTAAATACAGCGATAAAACAAGATGGTTATGAAATTATCTATTTCCGTTGTGCGCCATTTCGTCGTTATAAGTTTTCGCTAGATTTACTTAAGTGGTTAAAACGTCACGCTCGTGAGTATGATATAGCCCATATTCATGCTTTATTTTCTCCTGTTAGTAGTGCGGCTGCAACTGTTTGCCGTCAACAAAAGTTACCTTATATTTTGCGTCCTTTAGGAACTCTCGATCCATCTGATTTACGCAAGAAAAAGTTATTAAAACAGCTTTATGCTGCAATTATTGAACGTCAAAATATAGCTGGTGCGGCGGCTATTCATTTTACTAGTGATCAAGAAGCAAAAATATCAGCCAGATTTGGGGTAGCGACGCAAGATTTGGTGATTCCTTTGGGTGTGGTTCCGCCACAATTAGCAACACATCAGCAAAAATTGGCAATTCCCCAGGATGTACCTGTAATATTATTTATGTCGCGAATTGACCCCAAAAAAGGGTTGAATTTGTTAATTCCGGCGCTAGAAAAGCTGTTAACTGCTGGTCGTAATTTTCACTTTGTCTTAGCTGGGACAAATCCCCAAGATCCAGATTATGAACAAAGTATCATTTCTCAAATTCAAAATTCACCACTGCGATCGCACACTACAATTACTGGCTTTGTTACAGGTGAGTTAAAAGCTAGTTTACTGCAAGCTGCCGATGTCTTCGTTTTGCCTTCCTACTATGAAAACTTTGGTATTGCAGTGGCTGAGGCGATGGTAGCCGGGATACCTGTGGTAATTTCCGATCAGGTGCATATTTGTCACCAGGTGAGTGAAAGCGAATCGGGATGGGTTGGGGAGTTAGATGTACAGGTATTAGTCAATTTACTACAAACAGCCTTGCAAAACCCGGCAGAACGCCAGCGTCGGGGACTCAACGCCCAGCAATATGCATTACAACATTACAGCTGGAATGCGATCGCTCGTCAAATGATTTCAGCATACCAGCAGATTCTACGTTAA
- a CDS encoding Uma2 family endonuclease: MFSSPLVLQIPPSMQMTDEQFFEFCQVNRDLRIERNNLGEISIMPPTGSESGNRNFNIALQLGVWAEQDGTGICFDSSTGFKLSTGADRSPDASWMKLERWNSLSPVQQEKFAPICPDFVIELRSPSDNLQPLKDKMEEYMREPGVQLGWLIDRKHRQVYIYRPGNPAECLDHPDTISGDPVLPGFVLNMSKVW, from the coding sequence ATGTTCTCATCTCCCTTGGTGTTGCAAATTCCGCCATCAATGCAAATGACAGACGAACAATTCTTTGAGTTTTGTCAGGTGAATCGCGATTTACGCATTGAGCGTAATAATTTAGGAGAAATATCGATTATGCCGCCTACAGGTTCAGAATCAGGGAATCGTAACTTTAATATTGCCTTACAGCTAGGAGTTTGGGCAGAACAAGATGGTACTGGTATTTGTTTTGACTCCAGTACAGGGTTTAAGCTATCAACAGGTGCAGATAGATCCCCGGATGCTTCTTGGATGAAATTGGAACGGTGGAATAGTCTTTCCCCCGTACAGCAAGAAAAGTTTGCGCCTATTTGTCCAGATTTTGTGATTGAATTGCGATCGCCTAGCGATAATCTCCAACCTCTCAAAGACAAGATGGAAGAATATATGCGGGAACCTGGGGTACAGTTAGGCTGGTTAATTGATCGCAAACATCGTCAAGTTTATATTTATCGTCCTGGTAACCCAGCAGAATGTTTAGATCATCCTGATACTATTAGCGGCGATCCTGTGTTACCTGGTTTCGTTTTGAATATGAGTAAGGTTTGGTAG